In the genome of Toxoplasma gondii ME49 chromosome Ia, whole genome shotgun sequence, the window GCAAATTTGGACAGTCACATACACACGCCTCCTCAAGGAGAGCGACAACAACGCAATGCGTTCCATCCATGCACGATCGGAAGACCGCCTGAGGAAACGTACAAACAAGTAGCGACACTGTTCGTCCTACGCGTTGTAAATACCTAATGAAGCACCTACAGTGAAGCTGTGGCGAGAGTCATGCAAATATAAGCAGGCTCTCTCGGATGCGATCACTGCTACCATGAAGGGACGTTTCTGCGCCCCCCATGAAAAAACAAGTCACGAGAATCACCCACCAGGTAGTAGCTGAGCCCACATCCCAAAACTTTGCAAAAGTGCTTTGCTTCCAGGGAACAGTTTGTGAATTGGTTCCTACATAGGCCTCAAGCACCGGCAAGTTCGATCTGGTCGGCCCCGGGCGGTGTGTGTCGCTCCACCGCTTCCTTGTCCTTCTGGTAACTTTTAAGCTCCGATAAATACTTGCCAGCAACACATAAGGATGCAGGGATGCAACACATGCAGGCACAGCAGGTCCAGAAAATCAAGAAGGCAATGACTGCAAGGAGAATATAATGGTATGCCGTGTTCTCAGCCACACAGGCTGTCCGAACTGAATACAGAACACAAGCAGATGTTTCTTGGGGTGACAGGGACTCTAAGTGGGCCAAGAAGTCTGCCATCACCTTCTGATCATCCAGACGAGTGTTGTCGAGTACACGATCGACTGCCAAGTGGTCGAAGCCACAAGTCCGCCAGCAACTGACAGGCCATTTCTTGAAATCAAGGATATCGTAGTGAGAGTAGTTGCACATCTGTCCACGGGTAGACAGGCCTAGGAAAACAGATGTCGCACTTTTGAAATAATTGGCGCCGTACTCTTCAAATCCTTTCCGACACGGTTCGACTGTTTCGTCCAGAGGCACATCGGGTAGCAATCCTCCTTGCCTTGCAACTGCCTCAATCGAGGTGAGTTCCGCTGCTCCTGATCCATATCGATCAGGGAGTAATTCGGGCGGTGTATCCGAGACCCAGTGAGATGCACGGTCCGCTGCTATATCAGCTGCTGCTCGGGCTGCGCGAAAAAGAATGTAAATGTAATATCCCCAGAGTGCAACTGTTAATAATAAAAGCACAGTGCCCAGAACCAGATATAATTGCACGCCTGTCTTGCTCTTCGCTGACACTGACAGTATCCCGATGATTCCGATAAATACGCCGAGCAACATGGAGGTGATACCGAGGTCAGCATTCACGGGCGAGAAAGCAAAAATCAAAAGAACCCCCGTACACACAAGCCACACAACCACAAGAAAAATCATGCAGTTGGCACCAGCTGCGCGTTTTTCCAGCTTTTCGCGCGCGACTTGGGACCCTCGCTCGACTGTTGTTTCGTTCGCTTCAACCGGCTGTTGGCGGAGAATCTTCACCTCGGAAGGCAAAGGTGGATCTTCAGTCGCGTATGCCACAGCGGTTGGTTGTTTCGAGGTGTCGTCTTTCGCACCCTTTACAACGCTATCTCCTTGACGACCAGCTGCTGTGTCTTCAAACGGCAAGCTCGACATGGCCGTCTGGTCACCTGGAGGAGCCACTACGGCCTGCTCCTCTAAAGTCGCCGGCATTATACTGGGGCGTTACCAAACAGGCCGCGTTATGATGGAATAGGCGTTTCATTGGTGCCCCGATAAAACTGCTTCTGGCCAATAAACACAGCTACGTGTGGTAGATAAAGGGCACTGAAGGCGTCCAGCAAATACCGAGacacaaggaagaagagcgcgatGAACAATAATTCCCACGTCGTCGTTATTGTCACGATAAGATATGCGGCCAAACCAACCGGAAGTATCATCTCTACCAGACCTAACAGGTATTCAAAATGTTGAGCCAAGCACCAGATCTTGTTACCTGGCAGGAAATAAATGCGACGACGGGCAGCGGTGGCGTTCAACGAGACACTGCCTGACCAGCCAGCGCCACGCAATACTGCTTTCGATGAATAGCAGTTTAatggaaacgaggaagagctTTTTGCATATTGGGCGGCCTTTGGCTTTACAAGGTAGATCAGCACAAAAGACGTTGCTAATGCTCGCAAAGTGTGGCAGCGGAATCCTTTGGATTGCGTTCTGTCTTTTCGGGATCTGGTTGCAATACCTTCTTTTTGGACTGGTTTGCTCCAGCTCGTCGCCGCTGTAGTAACGCACATCAAACGCCGATGAGTAGCCGATTGTTGCGCAACCCCACGTGCGCCGCAGCAGAACTGTTCACGCCTCTACTTCCGCTCAACAACAACCGCACTGAACGTACCACGAACCACTTTATGACATGCTgattgtttctcttctttcagaTGTCGATGTACAGTGCTCCATATGTATCTGAATTGCGTGTTTTCCAGGGTGGCTTTGTTGCAAACTGCACCATAGTTACGCATGGCGGAAACTAAGGATCTGAGATGGAGCTGAACCACGTACTGAAGTGGTTCTTCTTGTTTATCGTGCAGCCTCGATTGCCGTTGCTGCGCTGCCCTCGGTTGCGCTTCGAGCACGGCGTAAACGTTCCCTGCAGTACTGGCATTTCAGAGTCCGGCTTCAGCGGGGTAGGAGTGTGCGCGCCGTCTATGCAGTGAACACATGACATGATCATTGTTTCAGAAAACTATACAGCGGATATCCTTCCAGGATTTTAACACGAAGTGCTTCTAGCTATGAAAGCCCGCGATTGTAGACCTCTAGTATATTGCCGAAGTCGATTGTCGAAAAGGTATCAACAGAAATCGGCGATTTGCTACCCGTACGCAATCGATTTGCACTGGAGACCATTATCAAAAGAATACGGTCTGCTGTTCTCGTACTGCTAATTAGCAGACGCACGATACGCAAAGACTACGTTATAGTAATCTGGTTCGATCAAGTCCGGTAGGGGGCACTGTTTTATTTCACTGAAAGAACCGTGTTTGGTTTGCTTTGGCTTGCTTCATTGTCATGATCTATACGTTTGTAATGTTTGAGTGGAGGCAATAATTTCAGCGTGGTCCGGGACCGTTAAGCGCATGTTGCTTCTGTAGGAATATAGGCGACATCAGCACGGAAAATGCCAATCACCGGTTCTAGTCACTGTTGCATTTCTCCGGCCATCCGAAACAAAGTGCCCGTTCCCGTGTACTACCCGAAGTGATCTGCACGCCAATAGTCTTCAAGGTTTCACAAGGCGGCGCCGGTTCATGAGGACATGCCTCGGCGGCGCCAGAATTCTCGGCAGGCCTTTCATTTAGGGAACCAGTCTCGTTTTTTTGCAGGGCTGTGTCCGTGTTCTGGATTAACTCATCCGCAAGCGTTCTCAGTCTCGCGAAGTCGATGTTGGATTCGGTCGTGGGATGCACCTCTTTACTACAGGGGATTAAGGAATAGGAGATATTAAAAGCGAGTGTGGCACCGAGTCTGTTCCGACTGTTTATTACGGCATGCAGTCGCAAAGCTGAATCAATCATGGAGCAATTTAGATTCGTTAACTGTGACAGTTATGTCTCTGCCGCGGTAAATTACCCGCCGGTGTTTTCCCAGCAAGGAACGTACAGGAACAACCACTGGACATGGAGGCAGCACACGCTGACAGCTCATCAGAGCAAACAGTTCTGGCACCCTGCATTTCTCATACACGTCGCCTTTTTTGGACGCCGTCGCTGTTGCTGAAACTGCTTCCTTGACTACGGAGTAAAGAGAGTCCACCTGTTCCGTGTACGCCGTTGCTTTGCCTTCTTGTTCGCTTAAGGAATACCAATTTCTGCCTATCATGGTTGTCCTGGGCGTCACTCAGCAAACAGCAGAGTACAACATGtagttttttcttcctgtcgtGCAGGTGCTCATCTGAGGACACCAGTGCACCGCACCGATTTGACAATCTCAATAAAAGTCGGTACGCAAAAACgatcgacagagaggggaacGGCAACAGACTGTCCTTTTCACCATGTGAACCAGCGAAACCGCTCTGAGAGCGTAACGCGAAGAGCCGGTGGATGGCTTTGACCCCCCAGGTGGCAAGGGGCTGCAATGTCGATGAGCGACGGACGAAATTACGGGAGATCACTAACAAGCGAAAACGCTTCGCAAAAAGGGCAACTACGGACCATTAGCTTCTTCACACGCCTGTGCTGCTTTGATGTCCTTGACAGCAGCATGGTGCCTGTTGAGAGCCCTCACATACCCTGTCGTATGTTTCAGAGtgcgaggaaggcagcatAAACAGCTGCAGCATCCACATAACAAGAACAGAAGTATCAATCCAAGAATAACGTACACGTAGGACGTGTTTTCTACTGCACATGCAGTACTGATAGAATCAGCGTAACATGCAACCTGCTGATGTGAAGGTAAACCAGAAACCTTCTGTCGCCATTCTGTAATGACCTGCACATCTGCGGGATCACTCGGTTTCAGCTTATGCCCGACAGCCAACAAATTGAAGGCGCAGACGTCCTTGCAATTATACTCCCACTTTCTGAAACTCAACATTTTGTGGTGTGAGTAGTTGCACATTTGGCCGTAGGATGCCaatgcgaagaaaacagactgGACGTCATCCATGTAATCCGACCCCTCCTCCTCTATACCCTTCTTGCATTCCTTCAGCAAAGCTGCAGTTGCCATGCCGCCAATCAGCGAGCCACcgttttctttgcttttgGCGCCAATCAGCGAGccactgttttcttcgcttttggTAAACTTTCCCAACTGGTCCTTGAGGCTTTCTATGTCACCAGGAAGAGGCAAGTTATCCAAATGCTTGCCAATGTCAAATATACCCCCATTTCCCTGGGGGATCAGACCACCAGTCGTGTCCTCCACCCAAGCATTGACTTTGTCCTGTCCAGCTGCAATCGCCGTCAGCGTTGCTTTGTAGAGCATATACGCGTAAAATGCCCAGcaaacgaggaggaagaggaggcagacaaTGCCAAGGAGCAAGTAAAAAATTGTTCCGATTCGGCTTTTGCAGCACACACACAGCAGACCGAATGTGCCACTGATTAAACCCAGCCCGATAAAAGTCATGCTCAGGCAGCTGAACATCGGCgcaaagcagaaaaacacCACAACACCCAGAAAAATAAACTGTATCATAACAGTGCTGACCATGAGTGAGAGTTTCTTGATTCTGCTTCGTGCGTCTTTCATAGCTTGTCGGGCCCTCTCTTCGGCGATCCCGCGGTCCACCAGCAGCTGAGCATTCACAGCAGGTTTGTCGGCGGCGGCCGTAGGTTGCGGTTCTTCATTTTCCTTGACCATAGGTTCCgattcttctttctccttaACCATAGATTCCGCTTTTTCAATATCCTTGCCCAGTTGTTCAGATTCTCCATTCTGGCCGACCGCAGGTTCAGGTTCTTCGTTCTGCTTGACCACAGGTTCAGATTCTTCATTCTTCTGGGTCATTGGTTCAGGTCCTCCATTCTGGCTTACCGCAGGTTCCGATTCCTCACTTTGCTTCACCATAGGTTGAGATTCGTCGCTTTGCTTCACCATAGGTTGAGATTCTTCGTTTTGCTTCACCATCGGTTGAGATTCTTCACTTTGCTTCACCATAGGTGCaacttcttctttctgcttaATCAAAGGGTCAGATTCATGCGCGGGTGAGCTTTCAGGTTTCTGTTTAGTTTCTTCCTTTGCAACTAACGGAGATTTATCCGTTATTGCCGCCTCCTCAACGGTACTGGGGTTGGCTGCCATGGTGAAAGGTTAGCGATCGATAAGTAGGAGAAAAACGGTAAACAGGTTTTCCTGAAACACGCCCAGTCTCATATACTCACGACTTTCCACACCGGACCACCGCACAAGCGTGCAACGAAGAGCGCAAAACCGATCGACACACTGTCGGCCTCAGCCACAAAAACGGGGCCCGCCGGAGACTCGCCCTAGTCAACTGGTGTTTCACAGGTTGCAAACTGCAATCGCGCAGCCCTAGGGAGCGACAATCCTGCGGCCATGCATCATAAACTAATCGGCGACTGCCCTTTTAAAGAGAAGAACTGAAGGAAACTAGGCACAAAACCGGGTCCAACGACCTGCTAACACCGCTAGCAAACCCCCGAACACGGCGTGGAGAATTCGTCTCCCCGTGCCAGGCGACTCCCGGTCCCATGTGGCCGCCATGCTAGGGCAGTCCAGCCAGTTCCCGTTTTCCTGCGTGCCTGTTGCACGCTGCATCCTGAGCAGCCGGGGAGCCGCAACGCGTGACGGTGAACATGGCTTTGCAGGCATAAAATATTCATTCGTATATGCAAGGACGTTGTAGACGCCGACTGCAACCAGCAACAGAAAGTGTTTCTCATGGTCTCTTATCGCGGCCAAAACGAGAGTCTTACGTAAATTGTGCGCAGTGAAAAGTCGCTGCAACGGTGTAGCTCCCGACCCTAACGCTTCACTCAAGAAATGAGTGGCCATGTCTGTCTGGCAAACGGAAGACGTGTCAGCCATCGTCCTATGCTAGAGTGTACACACACCAGCACAATTTGTGTGCCGTTGTGTGCCATCGTTAGGATTTTGTGCGGACGGCTATTTGCCCGATGTAGTGTGCACACGATGCACAAGTTAGCCGACGGCGCGCGCAGTGTAGAACGCGTTGATACCGCAAGACGCCGAAGAGTCCCACCCTGGGGGGTATTCCGTCGAGATTTTTACAAAGAAACGGTCCGTGAAAGTTCAATATCAGTAGAAAAGCCATGTGCAGTGTCCATTGCGCGCCAGTGGCACCCTGCCAGTAGTTTTCCCGGGTCTCCGTGTCATCCATTTTCAACCGAACCAAAAAGTAGATGCACCGGTCAACGAAGCGGAGTGAACTGTCGTTGGTACGTGTCATCTGCAACAAGGACGTAGTTCTTTTTGCGGAAAAATCTTGTGCGGGTGTATTCAAACACCCGTACAGTCCCGCTCTCCGACATAAAGTTGACTCTCACGTGGACGAGATCTGTGGAAGACGACCACCGCCTGAATAGATAGTCGATCAGACGGTTGATCGAAACGGAAAAATATTTTCCCATCGTAACTTTTAGCACGAGTGAAAGTAAGGTCGACCTGCATCAGCACAGCGCCGCCAAAACCCCCCCCCCATCACCGAGGTCAGTGGGAGATGCCACAATAAATAAAAATATTGCCGATGGTTGGCTACAGAGGCGAAAAAATGGAATTCCCTTCGGCAGAAATGAAGCCCATAGACACTCGCACAGGCAACATCAGTGAACTTACATCACATGCACTACAAAAAAGTATGCTCCATTGAATGTGTCGTTGCCGACGGCGTCTGAAGTTGACCTTCATGGTAGCAGCAGGACGACTGATTAGGGCTATTTTCAGAATCACAAGAGAATGGTACCCACAGCACTTCTATTTTCAGTGAAATGCTACGGTCACTacagtgcatgcaggagcGTTGATGTGTTCCACGAAGGGTCTAAAACGGGGTACACACCGGGAGACTGGCATCGTGTGCTACACTGCCGTCCCGATAGATTTCGGACGACCTCAATCCTGCATGTCCTCGATTCCTTGCTCGCTCAACTCATTATTTTTGAAATTACTCACATTCCCCAGCAGCCCCGCATTGCTGGCCCTACCCTTCGTAGGATTTTCTGCTGAAAACTGTTTCGCTTGGCTAGCGCCTCTGTACCTTCAAGTCCCGTTCGCGCAGACATGGAAACATCAGAGGACGCATCCAAGATTAAAATGTTGCACATAACACGCTGATAATCATTTTTGCTATTCATGATCCTTCTCGAAGACTTAAAAAAATGTAGCAACCCAATGAGTTGTCTATGGGTAGGCCGAGTTAAGTTTCTcgcgtcgcctgtctcttctgccgaCGGTAGCAAGTTTGACAGGTACGATGAACGACTTAGAGGAAGTGATGTGGATCAGATGCGTTCTATTCGTTGCATCCAAAACTGAGAAACAAGTCGCTAGGGTAGGAAACGTCGATCCATGGACACAGAGAGTTGTTGCTAAGGAACTCTTCCGCATGGCTGGGTGACAAAGCAATCACGCACGTACAAACTGGCGATAGCCGGTCAAAAGGAGAACACAAGCGCCTTGATGCACCCATACGCGCATTCTTTCCGGCTCGCACGAAGTTGTGTGACAATGCGTTTGGAGTCGTCCCAAGGAGACTAAAGTCCACCATCTACTTCACGACCACGAAGTCACACAGTACCTCTCAGAGTAGTTGTGCGAAGAATGTAAACGGTGAAAGTGGTCGTAAAGT includes:
- a CDS encoding hypothetical protein (encoded by transcript TGME49_293430~Predicted trans-membrane domain (TMHMM2.0):94-117:126-149:155-178:354-377), which gives rise to MPATLEEQAVVAPPGDQTAMSSLPFEDTAAGRQGDSVVKGAKDDTSKQPTAVAYATEDPPLPSEVKILRQQPVEANETTVERGSQVAREKLEKRAAGANCMIFLVVVWLVCTGVLLIFAFSPVNADLGITSMLLGVFIGIIGILSVSAKSKTGVQLYLVLGTVLLLLTVALWGYYIYILFRAARAAADIAADRASHWVSDTPPELLPDRYGSGAAELTSIEAVARQGGLLPDVPLDETVEPCRKGFEEYGANYFKSATSVFLGLSTRGQMCNYSHYDILDFKKWPVSCWRTCGFDHLAVDRVLDNTRLDDQKVMADFLAHLESLSPQETSACVLYSVRTACVAENTAYHYILLAVIAFLIFWTCCACMCCIPASLCVAGKYLSELKSYQKDKEAVERHTPPGADQIELAGA
- a CDS encoding hypothetical protein (encoded by transcript TGME49_293440~Predicted trans-membrane domain (TMHMM2.0):196-219:223-246:252-275:479-502) encodes the protein MAANPSTVEEAAITDKSPLVAKEETKQKPESSPAHESDPLIKQKEEVAPMVKQSEESQPMVKQNEESQPMVKQSDESQPMVKQSEESEPAVSQNGGPEPMTQKNEESEPVVKQNEEPEPAVGQNGESEQLGKDIEKAESMVKEKEESEPMVKENEEPQPTAAADKPAVNAQLLVDRGIAEERARQAMKDARSRIKKLSLMVSTVMIQFIFLGVVVFFCFAPMFSCLSMTFIGLGLISGTFGLLCVCCKSRIGTIFYLLLGIVCLLFLLVCWAFYAYMLYKATLTAIAAGQDKVNAWVEDTTGGLIPQGNGGIFDIGKHLDNLPLPGDIESLKDQLGKFTKSEENSGSLIGAKSKENGGSLIGGMATAALLKECKKGIEEEGSDYMDDVQSVFFALASYGQMCNYSHHKMLSFRKWEYNCKDVCAFNLLAVGHKLKPSDPADVQVITEWRQKVSGLPSHQQVACYADSISTACAVENTSYVYVILGLILLFLLCGCCSCLCCLPRTLKHTTGYVRALNRHHAAVKDIKAAQACEEANGP